The Paenibacillus dendritiformis region GCATTTCCCGGGCCAGACCTTCTATGAATACAGCGAATGGATTGTCGGCAAATGGCTCTCCCAAACCATCAACCTCGTCGTGATCGTCTATTTTATCGCCACATCCGGGCATGTCGTGCGCTCGCTGTCTGAAGTGACGGTCTTGTTCCTCCTCGAAGGGACCCCGCGGTGGGCCATCATCCTGTCCTTTATGTGGGTCGGACTTTACCTGATACTCGGCGGCCTTTCCGCCATCGGCCGTTTGTTTGCGATCATTTTTCCCATTACGGTGCTCATCTTCGTCATCATCGCCGCGATGAGCTTCAAAATATTCGATCTCGACAACCTGCGCCCGGTGCTTGGACTTGGCATCATGCCGGTATTGAAGGGCGTCAGGACGACAGGACTGTCGTTCACCGGGTATGAGATCATGCTTATTTTGCAGGCGTATATGCTTCGCCCCCGGCAAGCGGCCCGTGCGGTGGTGTTCGGGGTGTCCATTCCGCTTCTCTTCTATGTGACGACGGTCATCATGGTGATCGGGGCGCTGTCGGTGGAAGGCGTGGTTAGCCGGGCTTGGCCCATGATCACCTTAATCCGGAGCTTTGAATTTCCGGGTATTTTTTTCGAACGATATGAATCG contains the following coding sequences:
- a CDS encoding spore germination protein, giving the protein MGRDQGITTQQAAVFIGNFILGVGILTLPREAAEKVQTPDIWLSVILGGLLAMLAGIIIVKLGEHFPGQTFYEYSEWIVGKWLSQTINLVVIVYFIATSGHVVRSLSEVTVLFLLEGTPRWAIILSFMWVGLYLILGGLSAIGRLFAIIFPITVLIFVIIAAMSFKIFDLDNLRPVLGLGIMPVLKGVRTTGLSFTGYEIMLILQAYMLRPRQAARAVVFGVSIPLLFYVTTVIMVIGALSVEGVVSRAWPMITLIRSFEFPGIFFERYESLMLVIWIMQIFATYVITHYAAAKGLAIMLKKELRPIQYVMIPIVFIAAMLPKSINDLFQFADNIGNTGIVLFGALPAVLLGIVKLRGGKRGQQAT